One Sebastes umbrosus isolate fSebUmb1 chromosome 6, fSebUmb1.pri, whole genome shotgun sequence DNA window includes the following coding sequences:
- the LOC119489575 gene encoding wiskott-Aldrich syndrome protein-like isoform X1: MSRGSKGKTEGIRSSLLSPQENERLDELLGRRCASMATAVAQLFMALPHSPSTWSLQHTGVVCFIKDNPQRSYFIRMFDLKTGRQVWEQELYNQIIYSSPQPFFHTFAADDCQVGLNFAAQQEADAFQHAVEDKISQRHTRQDKKQRPLPPSDRSSLPRVPHDKASPGGPGSLHIATVDIQNPDIHSSRYRTAPASTSFLSSKGKKDKKKGKKGPKFSKADIGAPSGFKHVSHVGWDPNNLDPDLLNLLSRAGISKDQLKDEQTSQDLFNAIERSGGMDEVRRVANRGGAPPPPPGRQGPLPPLPGSGGSAPTPPPPRSRSGPLPPVPGHSPRGSPSSHPPPPGRGGLPPPPPATSRGGPPPPPPPAHSAHSQFPPPPSSKSHNLPPAPPPSSQQRSMGFAPPPVPSMPSRGGGGGPPPPPPPPPPPSQTSSSFPPPPLLSGGPSPPPAHAGGGDGRGALLDQIRGGMRLKNVIDSPEGPGTPPESGEGIVGALMMVMQKRSKAIHSSDESEDEGGDEDEDDDEWDD, encoded by the exons ATGAGCCGTGGATCTAAAGGTAAAACGGAGGGCATCCGGAGCTCTCTGCTGAGCCCACAGGAGAATGAGAGGCTGGACGAGCTGCTGGGCAGAAGGTGTGCT tccaTGGCCACTGCAGTAGCACAGCTGTTCATGGCTCTGCCTCACAGTCCCTCCACGTGGAGCCTGCAGCACACTGGAGTGGTGTGCTTCATCAAAGACAACCCTCAGCGCTCCTACTTCATACGGATGTTTGATTTGAAG ACAGGAAGGCAGGTGTGGGAACAGGAGCTCTACAACCAGATCATTTACTCCTCTCCTCAGCCCTTCTTTCATACCTTCGCTGCGGAT GACTGTCAGGTCGGACTGAACTTTGCGGCGCAGCAGGAAGCAGACGCTTTCCAACATGCTGTCGAGGATAAAATCAGCCAGAGACACACCCGGCAAG ATAAGAAACAGCGCCCCCTTCCGCCCAGTG ATAGAAGTTCCCTGCCTCGAGTCCCACACGATAAAG CGTCACCTGGCGGCCCTGGTTCTCTTCACATTGCCACGGTGGACATCCAAAACCCAGACATCCATTCGTCGCGCTACCGCACCGCACCAGCTTCTACCTCTTTTCTGTCCAGCAAAGGGAAGAAGGATaagaagaaagggaaaaagGGCCCCAAGTTCTCCAAAGCAGACATAGGGGCACCCAGTGGGTTTAA GCATGTGAGTCATGTCGGCTGGGATCCCAACAACCTTGACCCTGACCTGTTGAATCTGCTCTCCCGGGCTGGGATCAGTAAAGACCAACTGAAGGATGAGCAGACTTCCCAGGACCTTTTTAATGCCATCGAGCGGTCTGGAGGCATGGATGAGGTCAGGAGGGTGGCGAACAGAG GAGGtgcacctccaccaccacctggCAGACAGGGGCCTCTGCCTCCTTTGCCGGGCTCCGGTGGCTCTGCTCCGACCCCTCCGCCTCCGCGAAGCCGCTCCGGCCCCCTACCTCCCGTCCCGGGCCACTCACCTCGAGGGAGCCCGTCCTCCCACCCGCCTCCTCCTGGACGTGGAGGCTTGCCACCTCCGCCTCCTGCAACAAGCAGAGGCGGCCCTCCTCCACCGCCGCCACCTGCACACTCCGCACATTCTCAGTTCCCCCCACCGCCATCCTCAAAGTCCCACAACCTGCCTCCTGCCCCACCGCCGTCCAGCCAACAGCGCTCCATGGGGTTCGCACCTCCTCCTGTTCCGTCTATGcccagcagaggaggaggtggagggcctcctcctcctcctcctccgcccccTCCACCTTCCCAAACCTCTTCAAGtttcccacctcctcctcttctttctggtGGCCCTTCACCACCACCTGCCCATGCAGGTGGAGGAGACGGCAGAGGAGCTCTGCTGGATCAGATCCGAGGGGGGATGAGGctcaaaaat GTTATAGACAGTCCTGAAGGTCCAGGTACTCCACCAGAGTCAGGCGAGGGCATCGTTGGTGCTCTCATGATGGTCATGCAGAAGAGGAGTAAAGCCATACACTCCTCTG ATGAAAGTGAAGATGAAGGTGGAGATGAAGACGAGGATGACGATGAATGGGACGACTGA
- the LOC119489575 gene encoding wiskott-Aldrich syndrome protein-like isoform X3 has product MATAVAQLFMALPHSPSTWSLQHTGVVCFIKDNPQRSYFIRMFDLKTGRQVWEQELYNQIIYSSPQPFFHTFAADDCQVGLNFAAQQEADAFQHAVEDKISQRHTRQDKKQRPLPPSDRSSLPRVPHDKASPGGPGSLHIATVDIQNPDIHSSRYRTAPASTSFLSSKGKKDKKKGKKGPKFSKADIGAPSGFKHVSHVGWDPNNLDPDLLNLLSRAGISKDQLKDEQTSQDLFNAIERSGGMDEVRRVANRGGAPPPPPGRQGPLPPLPGSGGSAPTPPPPRSRSGPLPPVPGHSPRGSPSSHPPPPGRGGLPPPPPATSRGGPPPPPPPAHSAHSQFPPPPSSKSHNLPPAPPPSSQQRSMGFAPPPVPSMPSRGGGGGPPPPPPPPPPPSQTSSSFPPPPLLSGGPSPPPAHAGGGDGRGALLDQIRGGMRLKNVIDSPEGPGTPPESGEGIVGALMMVMQKRSKAIHSSDESEDEGGDEDEDDDEWDD; this is encoded by the exons aTGGCCACTGCAGTAGCACAGCTGTTCATGGCTCTGCCTCACAGTCCCTCCACGTGGAGCCTGCAGCACACTGGAGTGGTGTGCTTCATCAAAGACAACCCTCAGCGCTCCTACTTCATACGGATGTTTGATTTGAAG ACAGGAAGGCAGGTGTGGGAACAGGAGCTCTACAACCAGATCATTTACTCCTCTCCTCAGCCCTTCTTTCATACCTTCGCTGCGGAT GACTGTCAGGTCGGACTGAACTTTGCGGCGCAGCAGGAAGCAGACGCTTTCCAACATGCTGTCGAGGATAAAATCAGCCAGAGACACACCCGGCAAG ATAAGAAACAGCGCCCCCTTCCGCCCAGTG ATAGAAGTTCCCTGCCTCGAGTCCCACACGATAAAG CGTCACCTGGCGGCCCTGGTTCTCTTCACATTGCCACGGTGGACATCCAAAACCCAGACATCCATTCGTCGCGCTACCGCACCGCACCAGCTTCTACCTCTTTTCTGTCCAGCAAAGGGAAGAAGGATaagaagaaagggaaaaagGGCCCCAAGTTCTCCAAAGCAGACATAGGGGCACCCAGTGGGTTTAA GCATGTGAGTCATGTCGGCTGGGATCCCAACAACCTTGACCCTGACCTGTTGAATCTGCTCTCCCGGGCTGGGATCAGTAAAGACCAACTGAAGGATGAGCAGACTTCCCAGGACCTTTTTAATGCCATCGAGCGGTCTGGAGGCATGGATGAGGTCAGGAGGGTGGCGAACAGAG GAGGtgcacctccaccaccacctggCAGACAGGGGCCTCTGCCTCCTTTGCCGGGCTCCGGTGGCTCTGCTCCGACCCCTCCGCCTCCGCGAAGCCGCTCCGGCCCCCTACCTCCCGTCCCGGGCCACTCACCTCGAGGGAGCCCGTCCTCCCACCCGCCTCCTCCTGGACGTGGAGGCTTGCCACCTCCGCCTCCTGCAACAAGCAGAGGCGGCCCTCCTCCACCGCCGCCACCTGCACACTCCGCACATTCTCAGTTCCCCCCACCGCCATCCTCAAAGTCCCACAACCTGCCTCCTGCCCCACCGCCGTCCAGCCAACAGCGCTCCATGGGGTTCGCACCTCCTCCTGTTCCGTCTATGcccagcagaggaggaggtggagggcctcctcctcctcctcctccgcccccTCCACCTTCCCAAACCTCTTCAAGtttcccacctcctcctcttctttctggtGGCCCTTCACCACCACCTGCCCATGCAGGTGGAGGAGACGGCAGAGGAGCTCTGCTGGATCAGATCCGAGGGGGGATGAGGctcaaaaat GTTATAGACAGTCCTGAAGGTCCAGGTACTCCACCAGAGTCAGGCGAGGGCATCGTTGGTGCTCTCATGATGGTCATGCAGAAGAGGAGTAAAGCCATACACTCCTCTG ATGAAAGTGAAGATGAAGGTGGAGATGAAGACGAGGATGACGATGAATGGGACGACTGA
- the LOC119489575 gene encoding wiskott-Aldrich syndrome protein-like isoform X2, translating to MIFNFTNNNVSMATAVAQLFMALPHSPSTWSLQHTGVVCFIKDNPQRSYFIRMFDLKTGRQVWEQELYNQIIYSSPQPFFHTFAADDCQVGLNFAAQQEADAFQHAVEDKISQRHTRQDKKQRPLPPSDRSSLPRVPHDKASPGGPGSLHIATVDIQNPDIHSSRYRTAPASTSFLSSKGKKDKKKGKKGPKFSKADIGAPSGFKHVSHVGWDPNNLDPDLLNLLSRAGISKDQLKDEQTSQDLFNAIERSGGMDEVRRVANRGGAPPPPPGRQGPLPPLPGSGGSAPTPPPPRSRSGPLPPVPGHSPRGSPSSHPPPPGRGGLPPPPPATSRGGPPPPPPPAHSAHSQFPPPPSSKSHNLPPAPPPSSQQRSMGFAPPPVPSMPSRGGGGGPPPPPPPPPPPSQTSSSFPPPPLLSGGPSPPPAHAGGGDGRGALLDQIRGGMRLKNVIDSPEGPGTPPESGEGIVGALMMVMQKRSKAIHSSDESEDEGGDEDEDDDEWDD from the exons ATGATATTCAACTTTACTAACAACAACGTG tccaTGGCCACTGCAGTAGCACAGCTGTTCATGGCTCTGCCTCACAGTCCCTCCACGTGGAGCCTGCAGCACACTGGAGTGGTGTGCTTCATCAAAGACAACCCTCAGCGCTCCTACTTCATACGGATGTTTGATTTGAAG ACAGGAAGGCAGGTGTGGGAACAGGAGCTCTACAACCAGATCATTTACTCCTCTCCTCAGCCCTTCTTTCATACCTTCGCTGCGGAT GACTGTCAGGTCGGACTGAACTTTGCGGCGCAGCAGGAAGCAGACGCTTTCCAACATGCTGTCGAGGATAAAATCAGCCAGAGACACACCCGGCAAG ATAAGAAACAGCGCCCCCTTCCGCCCAGTG ATAGAAGTTCCCTGCCTCGAGTCCCACACGATAAAG CGTCACCTGGCGGCCCTGGTTCTCTTCACATTGCCACGGTGGACATCCAAAACCCAGACATCCATTCGTCGCGCTACCGCACCGCACCAGCTTCTACCTCTTTTCTGTCCAGCAAAGGGAAGAAGGATaagaagaaagggaaaaagGGCCCCAAGTTCTCCAAAGCAGACATAGGGGCACCCAGTGGGTTTAA GCATGTGAGTCATGTCGGCTGGGATCCCAACAACCTTGACCCTGACCTGTTGAATCTGCTCTCCCGGGCTGGGATCAGTAAAGACCAACTGAAGGATGAGCAGACTTCCCAGGACCTTTTTAATGCCATCGAGCGGTCTGGAGGCATGGATGAGGTCAGGAGGGTGGCGAACAGAG GAGGtgcacctccaccaccacctggCAGACAGGGGCCTCTGCCTCCTTTGCCGGGCTCCGGTGGCTCTGCTCCGACCCCTCCGCCTCCGCGAAGCCGCTCCGGCCCCCTACCTCCCGTCCCGGGCCACTCACCTCGAGGGAGCCCGTCCTCCCACCCGCCTCCTCCTGGACGTGGAGGCTTGCCACCTCCGCCTCCTGCAACAAGCAGAGGCGGCCCTCCTCCACCGCCGCCACCTGCACACTCCGCACATTCTCAGTTCCCCCCACCGCCATCCTCAAAGTCCCACAACCTGCCTCCTGCCCCACCGCCGTCCAGCCAACAGCGCTCCATGGGGTTCGCACCTCCTCCTGTTCCGTCTATGcccagcagaggaggaggtggagggcctcctcctcctcctcctccgcccccTCCACCTTCCCAAACCTCTTCAAGtttcccacctcctcctcttctttctggtGGCCCTTCACCACCACCTGCCCATGCAGGTGGAGGAGACGGCAGAGGAGCTCTGCTGGATCAGATCCGAGGGGGGATGAGGctcaaaaat GTTATAGACAGTCCTGAAGGTCCAGGTACTCCACCAGAGTCAGGCGAGGGCATCGTTGGTGCTCTCATGATGGTCATGCAGAAGAGGAGTAAAGCCATACACTCCTCTG ATGAAAGTGAAGATGAAGGTGGAGATGAAGACGAGGATGACGATGAATGGGACGACTGA